A region from the Deltaproteobacteria bacterium genome encodes:
- a CDS encoding M20/M25/M40 family metallo-hydrolase, whose protein sequence is MNSLKDWHLNEDRFLRVLNGMMEVSERLQNFPQKDKPQPQEDLAGDIVLSELTPLIQEGGLRAERVSYAEGRGNLLLTYPGKSTRTVAFVGAHLDVVPADPAEWQRPPFMLQIEGERLYGRGVTDCLGHVAVVTDLFAQLAEHRVELDCSVVAVIIANEELSSVSGIGIGKLMKEGKLDHLKNGPLYWLDSADFGPTIGTGGMATWKLTVEGKAAHSGFPQNGINAAELAFAVTQKLQEWFYTNYPPHPKEYEYGFLVPSSFKPTRVQAENDTLAKIPAKAVVEGDIRLTPWYSGQEVKDGALAFVQKLDVSQLVGYGPSRYQVAEAIGTVKLELGAPGGGIACDLASPGYHALREAILAVRGDARPFALTGTLPYVRSLQQHGFDVHITGFGRMDTYHAPNEFAELGHMRDGFRILCEIISRFG, encoded by the coding sequence TTGAACTCACTCAAAGATTGGCACCTCAACGAAGACCGTTTCCTCCGTGTCCTCAATGGCATGATGGAGGTCAGCGAGCGCCTGCAAAATTTTCCACAGAAAGATAAACCGCAACCACAAGAAGATCTGGCTGGCGATATCGTTCTTTCTGAACTGACCCCTTTGATACAAGAGGGCGGCCTTCGCGCAGAACGTGTGAGCTACGCTGAGGGGCGAGGCAACCTGCTGTTGACCTATCCTGGGAAGAGCACCCGTACGGTGGCGTTTGTTGGTGCGCATCTTGATGTCGTTCCGGCAGACCCTGCCGAGTGGCAACGCCCGCCGTTCATGTTGCAAATCGAGGGAGAACGCTTATATGGGCGTGGAGTCACAGATTGTTTGGGACATGTCGCTGTTGTGACCGATCTGTTTGCGCAGTTGGCTGAACATCGAGTTGAACTTGACTGTAGTGTGGTAGCGGTCATTATTGCGAATGAAGAACTCTCCTCAGTCAGCGGTATCGGTATTGGAAAATTGATGAAAGAGGGGAAGCTCGATCACCTCAAGAACGGGCCTCTGTATTGGTTGGATAGTGCTGACTTCGGTCCAACTATCGGCACGGGTGGTATGGCGACGTGGAAACTCACCGTGGAAGGAAAGGCTGCCCATTCGGGTTTTCCGCAAAACGGTATCAACGCTGCAGAACTTGCCTTTGCCGTTACCCAAAAGCTGCAGGAGTGGTTCTACACCAATTACCCGCCACATCCGAAGGAGTATGAATACGGTTTTCTTGTGCCGTCGTCGTTCAAACCGACTCGGGTACAGGCTGAGAATGATACCTTGGCCAAGATCCCGGCCAAGGCAGTAGTCGAAGGGGATATTCGTCTCACTCCTTGGTATTCAGGACAAGAAGTGAAGGACGGAGCACTGGCGTTCGTACAAAAACTCGATGTGAGTCAACTGGTGGGTTATGGCCCAAGTCGCTATCAGGTTGCGGAGGCGATCGGGACGGTGAAACTTGAACTCGGTGCCCCAGGAGGTGGGATTGCTTGCGACCTCGCCTCGCCAGGGTATCATGCGTTGCGTGAGGCGATCCTCGCTGTCCGTGGCGACGCCCGTCCGTTCGCCCTCACGGGGACTCTCCCGTACGTACGTTCTCTCCAACAGCACGGGTTTGACGTACACATCACGGGATTCGGGCGGATGGACACTTACCATGCGCCGAATGAATTTGCGGAACTGGGGCATATGCGCGACGGGTTTCGTATTCTCTGTGAGATCATTTCACGCTTTGGCTGA
- a CDS encoding aldo/keto reductase — protein MHYRTLGRTGVRVSDVGFGAMTIGGEIFGATDDQESLRALNHALDMGMNFIDTADAYGRGHSEELLGQLLKTRRKDVVLATKGGNQFTVRQGLRNFDPDYITSALEASLKRLQIDTIDLYQLHNPSPEVMRQGAIFERLDRCKREGKIRFYGVSLEKTEDGLVAIETGKPDTLQVVYNILHQDPEEQLFPLAQKENIGILARVPLERGVLTGRFKKREEFVEKDWRRGAFPEDGLAQTHAAVEKLDFLVKGDVPNLAQAALRFILSHPAVSTVIPGIRTVRQVDDNLIVSGKVLSGTDLVRLRELYRSEFYQLPFH, from the coding sequence ATGCACTATCGAACACTGGGGAGAACTGGCGTACGCGTGTCCGACGTTGGTTTTGGCGCGATGACCATTGGCGGTGAAATCTTTGGTGCAACCGATGACCAAGAGTCGTTGCGTGCGCTGAATCATGCTCTCGATATGGGCATGAACTTTATCGACACTGCGGATGCCTATGGGCGCGGTCATAGCGAGGAACTATTGGGACAGCTACTGAAAACCCGTCGCAAAGATGTTGTCCTTGCGACCAAGGGCGGCAACCAGTTCACCGTCCGACAAGGACTACGCAACTTCGACCCTGACTATATTACCTCTGCGCTGGAAGCGAGTCTCAAACGGTTACAAATTGACACTATCGATCTCTATCAGTTGCACAATCCCTCACCAGAAGTGATGCGACAAGGTGCGATCTTCGAGCGGCTCGACCGCTGCAAACGTGAAGGTAAGATTCGTTTCTACGGTGTGTCGTTGGAGAAAACTGAGGATGGCCTTGTCGCGATCGAGACCGGCAAGCCCGATACGCTACAAGTCGTGTACAACATTCTGCATCAAGACCCCGAAGAGCAGTTGTTTCCCCTGGCGCAGAAAGAGAACATCGGTATTCTTGCGCGTGTTCCCCTTGAGCGTGGCGTACTTACGGGACGGTTCAAGAAACGCGAGGAATTTGTCGAGAAAGATTGGCGGCGCGGCGCATTTCCTGAGGACGGACTGGCACAGACGCACGCAGCCGTGGAGAAGCTGGACTTTTTGGTGAAAGGTGATGTGCCGAATCTTGCTCAAGCCGCACTGCGGTTTATCTTGAGCCACCCCGCAGTCTCGACGGTGATTCCAGGGATACGCACCGTACGACAAGTGGACGACAACCTTATCGTCAGCGGGAAAGTGCTATCTGGTACCGATTTGGTCCGGCTACGGGAATTGTATCGCAGCGAGTTCTATCAGTTGCCGTTTCACTAA
- the xrt gene encoding exosortase codes for MAIDWWENPDYVHGSLVPFFTLFLFWKRREQIQRLTHTGHNVGIFPMLLGIGMLLVGELGVGEFLMRCSLPVTVAGLILFHCGLQTLRLCIFPLLFFFSAIPLPALAFNAITFPLQTLAGQSAIWVLDAFGIAVTSDGNIIYLSNITLGIPEASKGIRSLISLVMLAAIWAQLTLPSIVEKAAFVFLTIPAIVVANMCRIVLTGVVSQAWGKSSATGIFQVFSGWVTFLVAVVFLATAHSALRLSKRVFGKDRVCKTAIE; via the coding sequence CTGGCTATCGACTGGTGGGAGAACCCTGATTACGTTCACGGGTCACTCGTGCCCTTTTTTACGCTATTTCTCTTCTGGAAGCGGAGAGAACAAATACAGAGATTGACCCACACCGGACATAATGTCGGTATTTTTCCTATGCTCCTTGGCATTGGTATGCTGTTAGTGGGCGAGCTTGGGGTTGGTGAATTTCTCATGCGTTGCTCATTACCCGTGACGGTCGCTGGCCTTATCCTTTTCCATTGCGGTCTGCAAACTTTACGCCTGTGCATTTTTCCGTTGTTGTTTTTCTTCTCAGCGATTCCACTGCCAGCTCTTGCTTTTAACGCAATCACGTTCCCTCTACAGACGCTCGCGGGGCAATCTGCTATCTGGGTGCTCGACGCTTTCGGAATTGCCGTGACAAGCGACGGCAATATTATCTATCTCAGCAATATTACCTTAGGTATTCCCGAAGCGAGTAAGGGAATTCGGTCGCTGATTTCGCTCGTAATGCTAGCGGCTATTTGGGCTCAGCTCACCTTGCCGTCTATTGTGGAAAAAGCTGCGTTCGTTTTTCTTACTATTCCTGCAATCGTTGTTGCCAATATGTGTCGGATTGTGCTGACTGGAGTTGTCAGCCAGGCATGGGGGAAATCTTCTGCGACAGGGATCTTTCAGGTATTCTCTGGCTGGGTCACTTTCCTTGTCGCAGTTGTTTTTCTAGCAACAGCGCATAGTGCGCTACGACTTAGCAAAAGGGTATTTGGGAAGGATCGTGTGTGCAAAACCGCTATAGAATAA
- the epsI gene encoding EpsI family protein, with the protein MWEGSCVQNRYRIIISCCLLIGATVLLEQRVEEEKPQLHRRLSSLPTTIAEWRGDQGVALNARIHDRLQFSDYLNRRYVDSTGRFLWLYIGYWESQRRGAVPHSPKHCLPEDGWNPIEARRITFPLAPGTTPVAVNRYVVQKDEQRYLVLYWYLSQNQPVADETFYRLLLVKNALLSNRTDGALIRITSPLYGTVEETFAYQVKYVQTMYPFLKILLPE; encoded by the coding sequence ATTTGGGAAGGATCGTGTGTGCAAAACCGCTATAGAATAATCATTTCCTGTTGTCTCCTGATCGGTGCAACTGTCTTGCTAGAGCAGCGTGTAGAAGAGGAAAAACCACAACTCCATCGCCGCCTGAGTTCCCTCCCTACAACAATAGCGGAATGGCGTGGTGACCAGGGCGTTGCGCTCAACGCAAGAATTCACGATCGCTTGCAGTTTAGTGATTACCTCAACCGTCGGTATGTTGACTCTACTGGGCGCTTTCTGTGGTTGTATATTGGTTACTGGGAGTCTCAACGACGTGGAGCAGTTCCTCACTCTCCGAAACATTGCCTACCTGAAGATGGATGGAATCCGATTGAAGCTCGGCGTATTACATTTCCTCTTGCGCCGGGAACAACTCCGGTGGCAGTAAACCGCTACGTTGTGCAAAAAGATGAGCAGCGATACCTTGTCCTCTATTGGTATCTCTCCCAAAACCAACCTGTCGCTGACGAAACATTCTATCGGCTGTTACTGGTGAAGAACGCTTTGTTGTCTAACCGCACGGATGGCGCTCTAATCCGCATCACGAGCCCTTTGTATGGCACAGTGGAGGAAACCTTCGCGTATCAGGTAAAATATGTTCAGACGATGTATCCTTTCTTAAAAATTCTTCTACCCGAATAA
- a CDS encoding acyl-CoA dehydrogenase family protein, with protein sequence MNWTLSADEQTIVSLIAHLARERFAPRAADYDAENRFATESYADLREHRLLELTIPQEYGGRGLSSLAYSLAMREMAKGDASTA encoded by the coding sequence ATGAATTGGACATTGTCTGCAGATGAACAAACGATCGTGTCTCTTATCGCGCACCTTGCGCGCGAGCGGTTCGCTCCGCGAGCAGCCGATTATGACGCTGAGAATCGCTTCGCGACAGAGAGCTATGCTGATCTTCGAGAACACCGACTGCTTGAGCTGACGATTCCACAAGAATACGGCGGGCGAGGCCTCAGCTCGTTGGCGTATAGTTTGGCGATGCGTGAGATGGCGAAAGGTGATGCCTCAACGGCGTGA
- a CDS encoding acyl-CoA dehydrogenase, which yields MHATIMTILSLYASEEQKRRYFGDVISQGALFASLGSEPAGSPNSPRFYVETSLSKTANGYRLNGEKHFCSIGTAAAYYFAFAMIDGTTGPRDGLVSVVVPKGTPGVTLSETWNSMSMRATASHSISFCESSVANEHIIGAPGEVVVGGVGSEYVVGYAAIYLGIAEAAYEFARDYARTRVVKPDTRPISHSPLMQRYMGEMSVNLEAARLMSMQAAMTARPGVPERVFALQQAKYFSVETAMKVTDIALRVCGGRGLLKDFPLERYYRDVRAGVVMFPSTDFLLLQIGRTELGLRVNE from the coding sequence ATGCATGCGACGATCATGACGATTCTCTCTTTGTATGCTTCAGAGGAACAAAAGCGGCGTTACTTTGGTGACGTGATCTCGCAGGGAGCGTTGTTCGCCTCTCTCGGTTCCGAACCTGCAGGCAGTCCGAACTCGCCGCGGTTTTATGTCGAGACCTCGCTGAGCAAAACCGCCAATGGCTATCGACTCAACGGCGAAAAGCACTTTTGTTCGATCGGCACTGCTGCGGCGTATTACTTTGCCTTCGCGATGATCGACGGCACTACCGGACCTCGGGATGGGCTGGTGAGTGTCGTGGTGCCGAAAGGCACGCCGGGCGTGACATTGAGTGAGACCTGGAACTCGATGTCAATGCGCGCGACGGCCAGTCACAGTATCTCTTTTTGCGAGAGTAGTGTCGCCAATGAGCACATCATTGGTGCACCTGGGGAAGTTGTTGTCGGCGGAGTGGGCAGTGAATACGTTGTGGGCTATGCGGCCATTTACCTTGGCATTGCTGAAGCGGCGTACGAGTTTGCCCGGGACTATGCACGAACGCGCGTCGTCAAACCAGACACACGTCCAATTAGTCACAGCCCGTTGATGCAACGCTACATGGGGGAAATGAGCGTCAATCTTGAAGCCGCACGCCTCATGAGTATGCAAGCCGCGATGACGGCACGTCCTGGTGTTCCTGAACGTGTGTTTGCCCTCCAGCAAGCGAAGTATTTCTCGGTGGAAACAGCGATGAAGGTTACCGATATTGCGCTGCGCGTGTGTGGTGGTCGAGGTCTCCTCAAGGACTTTCCATTAGAGCGCTACTACCGCGATGTGCGTGCCGGGGTGGTGATGTTCCCCAGCACGGATTTTCTCCTCTTACAAATTGGCCGGACGGAGTTGGGGTTGAGAGTTAATGAGTAG
- a CDS encoding MFS transporter has protein sequence MQDMNKKALALLGLGHAMVDLNTGALPALLPFLKSTFSLSYTALGTLVLVANLSSSLIQPIFGHMSDRSARPWLLPFGVLAATCGMAAVGLAPNYAILVCLICFSGIGIASYHPEAYKTAYLSTGEKKATGISIFSVGGNIGFGLGPLAIAGCLAAFGQPGLLLLLIPGLLVGALFLWSLPWLARTNAEQQAKTDMSSTQIPAYAMTLVVLIVTLGACVHSGLVTYVPLYFSARGESGLVVSSLLSLLLISGAIGTLIAGPLSDRIGHKLFLIFNMGVLCPLIYLFLNTSGPISVVFLALIGMCISPMFSVTLVIAQGLMRGRLGVTAGLMTGVGIGAGGLGVTGLGWIADTWGVDTAMQIISILPLLPWLIVFFLPSSAPPQAAPMRKLQMATADGD, from the coding sequence ATGCAAGACATGAACAAAAAAGCGTTGGCCTTGTTAGGGTTGGGACATGCGATGGTTGACCTCAACACTGGTGCGCTTCCTGCGCTACTGCCTTTTCTCAAGAGCACCTTTTCCCTCTCATACACTGCCCTTGGTACGCTTGTCTTGGTCGCGAATCTCTCGTCATCACTGATTCAGCCAATTTTCGGCCATATGTCAGATCGCAGTGCACGTCCGTGGCTGTTACCGTTCGGGGTGCTTGCCGCGACCTGCGGCATGGCTGCCGTTGGCCTGGCACCTAATTACGCAATCCTCGTCTGTTTGATCTGCTTCAGCGGGATCGGCATCGCCAGTTATCACCCAGAAGCGTACAAAACTGCGTACCTCTCAACTGGTGAGAAGAAAGCTACCGGCATTTCGATCTTCTCGGTCGGTGGCAACATTGGCTTCGGCCTCGGGCCACTGGCAATCGCTGGTTGTTTAGCAGCATTTGGTCAGCCTGGATTGCTGTTATTGCTCATTCCAGGATTGCTCGTCGGCGCACTCTTTCTCTGGTCACTGCCGTGGCTCGCTCGCACCAACGCCGAACAACAAGCTAAGACCGATATGAGCAGCACGCAAATTCCCGCGTATGCCATGACGCTCGTCGTGCTGATTGTCACGCTGGGCGCTTGTGTCCATTCAGGGCTGGTCACGTATGTCCCGCTGTATTTCTCGGCACGCGGTGAGAGCGGGCTGGTTGTCAGTTCGTTACTGTCCCTCCTGTTAATTTCTGGCGCCATTGGTACCTTGATCGCTGGCCCTCTCTCAGATCGTATTGGTCACAAGTTGTTTCTTATCTTCAACATGGGAGTTTTGTGTCCGCTCATTTATCTTTTCCTCAATACCAGCGGCCCCATCAGTGTCGTGTTTCTCGCGCTGATCGGTATGTGTATCTCACCGATGTTCTCAGTCACACTCGTCATTGCTCAAGGACTGATGCGCGGGCGATTAGGGGTCACAGCCGGTCTGATGACCGGAGTCGGCATCGGTGCTGGCGGACTTGGGGTCACCGGCCTTGGTTGGATTGCCGACACCTGGGGCGTCGACACCGCCATGCAAATCATTAGTATCCTACCACTCCTGCCGTGGCTGATTGTCTTCTTCCTGCCCTCCTCTGCACCGCCGCAAGCAGCGCCGATGAGAAAGTTACAAATGGCAACGGCAGATGGGGATTAG
- a CDS encoding MFS transporter, with protein MAARVQVIRYRLQRDTEKKKNRRGKKPFSSLSPIPRFTVSPVRLCVSQRLAESTVLPLQSRRLVCRRKKGGSMALPVRYKMIGLLTLGSMINYADRVNISVAAPVMMPALGWNEGQFGLIFSAFLAGYALLQFPGGIIADRWNACRVLIVACIGFSLFTALTPLGGIAYSLMLLIRFLVGAFESVSFPAYASLNSRWIPRHEYSRAQTLSVAGSYLGQVISYPLTTWLVLTFSWPMAFYFNAVVGVVWLIAWWLFATNTPAEHPKVTKEELREIEANIAPRSREAVSPWVLLKEPHVLFLSLSYLCLIYGLWMTVLWLPTYMVKVRGFTMQEMGWIGMIPPMASFIGLTSGGVLSDKLLQRGFSVRFARAQGPALSIALCIPFLVAAVYVPWSGVSVACFAAYLFFLNIAGGGYWAVPLELNPKLTGAISGVMNGAGNCAGIFGPMTAGYIIAATGNWTTPFLLAASLALISFLVFYFLVIPEPIEVTTRLAKTSPQEARA; from the coding sequence ATGGCGGCTAGGGTACAGGTTATTAGGTACAGGTTACAGAGGGACACGGAGAAGAAAAAGAATCGGAGAGGAAAGAAACCTTTTTCTTCCTTGTCACCGATTCCCCGATTCACCGTTTCCCCGGTTCGCCTCTGTGTTTCCCAGCGCCTTGCGGAATCAACGGTACTCCCGCTACAATCCCGCCGACTGGTTTGCCGCAGAAAAAAAGGAGGGTCGATGGCATTGCCGGTACGATACAAAATGATCGGTCTGCTAACACTTGGCAGCATGATCAATTATGCCGACCGCGTGAACATCTCCGTAGCCGCGCCGGTGATGATGCCAGCGCTCGGATGGAACGAGGGGCAGTTCGGTCTCATCTTCTCTGCCTTTCTGGCTGGCTACGCGCTGCTGCAATTCCCCGGCGGCATCATTGCCGATCGTTGGAATGCCTGTCGTGTCTTGATCGTGGCTTGTATCGGGTTCTCTTTGTTTACGGCACTGACGCCACTTGGTGGCATCGCCTACAGCTTGATGTTATTGATCCGCTTTCTCGTCGGCGCGTTTGAGTCGGTCAGTTTTCCAGCTTATGCCTCGCTCAATTCGCGCTGGATTCCGCGTCATGAGTACAGTCGCGCGCAGACGTTAAGTGTCGCAGGTTCGTATCTTGGTCAGGTCATTTCATATCCGCTCACAACCTGGCTAGTCCTTACATTCTCGTGGCCGATGGCGTTTTACTTTAATGCCGTCGTTGGCGTTGTCTGGTTGATCGCTTGGTGGCTCTTCGCCACTAACACGCCTGCCGAACATCCGAAGGTGACCAAAGAAGAGCTACGAGAGATTGAAGCCAACATCGCCCCACGCTCACGCGAGGCCGTTTCACCTTGGGTGCTGCTCAAGGAACCTCACGTATTGTTCCTCTCTTTGTCATACCTCTGCCTCATTTATGGGTTGTGGATGACGGTTCTCTGGCTACCAACCTACATGGTGAAGGTCCGTGGTTTCACCATGCAAGAGATGGGGTGGATCGGGATGATCCCGCCCATGGCAAGTTTTATTGGTTTGACGAGTGGAGGTGTCCTCTCAGACAAGCTCTTACAGCGTGGCTTCAGCGTACGCTTCGCCCGTGCACAAGGGCCGGCGTTAAGTATCGCGTTGTGCATTCCGTTCTTGGTCGCAGCAGTATACGTACCGTGGAGCGGGGTCTCGGTCGCCTGTTTTGCTGCCTATCTCTTTTTCCTCAATATCGCTGGCGGTGGATACTGGGCGGTACCACTGGAACTGAATCCTAAGCTTACAGGTGCAATCTCTGGTGTCATGAACGGAGCTGGCAACTGCGCTGGGATCTTTGGTCCCATGACCGCTGGTTATATTATTGCTGCGACCGGGAATTGGACTACGCCATTTTTACTAGCAGCGAGCTTGGCCTTAATTTCATTCCTAGTTTTTTATTTTTTGGTCATCCCTGAACCAATCGAAGTGACCACTCGATTAGCAAAAACATCCCCCCAAGAAGCGAGGGCATAA
- a CDS encoding DMT family transporter, which translates to MLPSVSRPIILYRTGNAIDPPFFLRQTSRRDCSGSTVDSARRWETQRRTGETVNRGIGDKEEKGFFPLRFFFFSVSLCNLYLITCTLAAMFYGESLALMSALLWGTIPILVRKGLPHASASVAVVLGLLASVPLLIGIFCLHPRWVTQAVTPSAALWFAACGITGPCLGRLFNYLGVERLGAARVTPLINASPLFTTMLALVFLREHITLKSALGILCIVAGIAVLTGQKRA; encoded by the coding sequence ATGCTGCCAAGTGTTAGCAGACCGATCATTTTGTATCGTACCGGCAATGCCATCGACCCTCCTTTTTTTCTGCGGCAAACCAGTCGGCGGGATTGTAGCGGGAGTACCGTTGATTCCGCAAGGCGCTGGGAAACACAGAGGCGAACCGGGGAAACGGTGAATCGGGGAATCGGTGACAAGGAAGAAAAAGGTTTCTTTCCTCTCCGATTCTTTTTCTTCTCCGTGTCCCTCTGTAACCTGTACCTAATAACCTGTACCCTAGCCGCCATGTTTTACGGAGAATCTTTGGCGCTTATGTCGGCGCTGTTGTGGGGGACGATTCCGATCTTGGTACGGAAAGGCTTACCACATGCCAGTGCCTCCGTTGCTGTCGTGTTGGGATTGTTGGCGAGCGTGCCGCTGCTGATCGGTATTTTTTGCTTGCATCCGCGCTGGGTCACACAAGCAGTGACTCCTTCTGCGGCATTGTGGTTTGCAGCCTGTGGGATTACCGGCCCATGCTTGGGCCGGCTCTTCAATTACCTGGGGGTCGAGCGACTTGGGGCTGCACGGGTAACCCCACTGATTAATGCCTCGCCCTTATTCACGACCATGTTGGCACTGGTGTTCTTACGTGAACATATTACGCTGAAAAGCGCTCTGGGCATTCTCTGCATTGTGGCTGGAATCGCCGTTTTAACCGGACAGAAACGCGCATGA
- a CDS encoding DMT family transporter, with the protein MNPKDLLYPFLAALCYSTNPIMVKLGLRSSNEPLLGAAIGMTASTIVYLAYFLAAGRTRELFAVPQWVGWYFAASGLCSTLGVMSFFASLQYIPASVVAPLTGAAPLVTVTLSHFWLREVERVTFHDIVGTVLIVLGVVLLVG; encoded by the coding sequence ATGAACCCGAAAGATCTTCTCTATCCATTTCTTGCGGCGCTGTGTTACAGCACCAATCCGATCATGGTGAAGTTGGGATTACGGAGTAGTAACGAGCCGTTACTTGGTGCAGCGATCGGCATGACGGCGAGTACGATTGTCTATCTCGCGTACTTTCTTGCTGCGGGAAGAACACGAGAGTTGTTCGCTGTGCCCCAGTGGGTGGGATGGTATTTTGCCGCGTCTGGTTTGTGCTCGACGCTTGGAGTGATGAGTTTCTTTGCCTCGTTGCAATACATTCCCGCTTCGGTTGTGGCACCGCTGACTGGTGCTGCACCGCTAGTGACTGTCACGTTAAGCCATTTCTGGCTCCGTGAAGTGGAACGCGTGACGTTCCACGACATTGTTGGAACCGTGTTGATCGTACTTGGCGTGGTGTTGCTGGTAGGGTGA